A single region of the Dehalococcoides mccartyi genome encodes:
- a CDS encoding YopX family protein: MTREIKFRGKRVDTGEWVYGFYRQCTIYKNCNKCIDHINHFIDNKYGVSEFVDESTVGQYTGLKDKNGTEIYEGDIATIARKPEEQIKKIKNLWVIQYSGWKFNAQPNRETLKPLGCTYAQVLEVIGNMHDNPELLKEIK, from the coding sequence ATGACCAGAGAGATTAAATTCAGAGGTAAACGGGTTGATACAGGTGAATGGGTCTATGGTTTTTATAGGCAATGTACGATATACAAAAATTGCAATAAGTGCATAGACCATATAAATCATTTTATTGACAATAAATATGGAGTAAGTGAATTTGTTGATGAATCAACAGTAGGTCAGTATACAGGTCTCAAGGATAAGAATGGAACAGAGATATACGAAGGGGATATTGCAACCATTGCCAGAAAACCAGAGGAACAAATCAAAAAGATAAAAAACCTGTGGGTAATACAATACAGCGGATGGAAATTCAATGCTCAACCTAACAGAGAAACACTTAAACCACTTGGTTGTACATATGCTCAGGTATTAGAAGTTATCGGCAACATGCATGACAATCCAGAACTACTAAAGGAGATTAAATAA